One Nitrosarchaeum sp. DNA window includes the following coding sequences:
- a CDS encoding CBS domain-containing protein, with protein MISDTIHEHMKTIQLIKVKSLISKAITIDPTDTISSVINKITKNNCYDVFYLKDKNVLSTNIRSLLNAKNINKMKIESFLYPIPHVTQNESVQKVANIMAHYRIRDVPVVDKNQIIGVVTSKQIIKLLSSKDNKWIKANLIYTKNPITISSSESISNARRIMTNKRIDHLPVLNQGKIKQVLTSYHILQSIIPSEKQGRKSMIPKTLHALESNIGNLGSTRIPLCSANDDLNKIINLMLKTNTTCCLVNLWDNLQGIITYRDILVLLASKLETQIPLYIVGMPDDQENIELINSKFAKILKRLQNVYSEIHEARVSIKQQRTGNKKEGKFEVAVMIIISHHTPLIFSSIGFDLSEVLEDLSQKLLRTLSKRAKNRSKDSIRKIGLPIF; from the coding sequence ATGATTAGTGATACAATTCATGAACATATGAAAACCATTCAATTGATTAAAGTGAAATCCCTGATTTCAAAAGCAATAACTATAGATCCTACTGATACCATTTCGAGTGTAATCAATAAGATTACTAAGAATAATTGTTATGATGTTTTTTATCTTAAAGATAAAAATGTACTTTCTACAAATATTAGATCTCTTCTAAACGCTAAAAATATTAATAAAATGAAAATTGAATCATTTCTTTATCCTATACCACACGTTACACAAAATGAATCTGTCCAGAAAGTAGCAAATATTATGGCACATTATAGAATAAGAGACGTACCTGTAGTAGATAAAAACCAAATAATTGGTGTTGTGACATCCAAACAAATTATCAAACTACTATCATCAAAGGATAACAAATGGATTAAAGCTAACTTGATTTATACTAAAAACCCTATAACTATCTCTTCTAGTGAATCTATTAGCAATGCAAGACGAATTATGACTAATAAAAGAATAGATCATTTGCCAGTTTTGAATCAGGGAAAGATTAAACAAGTTCTTACATCATACCATATACTTCAATCAATTATTCCATCAGAAAAACAAGGACGAAAATCCATGATCCCAAAAACTCTTCATGCATTAGAATCTAATATTGGTAATTTAGGAAGTACTAGAATTCCATTATGTTCTGCTAATGATGATTTAAATAAAATTATCAATTTAATGCTAAAAACAAATACTACATGTTGTCTAGTTAATCTCTGGGATAATCTCCAAGGTATTATCACTTATAGAGACATACTTGTTTTACTAGCATCTAAACTCGAAACTCAAATTCCACTATACATTGTTGGCATGCCTGATGATCAAGAAAATATAGAATTAATTAATTCAAAATTTGCAAAAATTCTAAAAAGATTACAAAACGTATATTCTGAAATACATGAAGCTAGAGTTTCAATAAAACAACAAAGAACTGGAAATAAAAAAGAAGGAAAATTTGAAGTAGCAGTTATGATTATAATTTCACATCATACCCCACTAATCTTCAGTTCGATTGGGTTTGATTTAAGTGAGGTTTTAGAAGATTTGAGCCAAAAATTATTACGAACATTATCTAAACGAGCAAAAAATAGATCTAAAGATAGTATTAGAAAAATTGGATTACCTATATTCTAA
- a CDS encoding ammonium transporter: protein MPIDTGDTAWMLVAGSLVLLMIPALGLFESGLLRKKNAVSVFMQIFFGLALLSVMWFVFGFSLSFGPDESGGFIGNMDWVFLKGVPWDEALDYAPTIPGVLFVKFQLMFAAITPLLLTGTIAERMKFSSFIIFIASWSILIYYPLVHWVWGGGWLAELGVVDFAGGIVIHTSVGMGALAAAIVLGRRRFFGPAIEIPHSIPLAVVGSSLLWLGWFGFNAGSALASGSLAGNTVIVTHMASSVSALIWVGLSWMRTGKPSVVAAVNGAIAGLAGITPASGFVSVEHSFVIGIAIGIASYSGIIIFKEKLKIDDALDVSSVHGVAGIIGSLSIGLFASKLVNPAGPNGLLFGNPDQLGIQAIGVGVAAVLGFCGTWIIMKILDFLIGVRVSPEVEDAGLDISEHAERAYADEEEFKLDMDTYVDDLEDKKEFFFNKKKSK, encoded by the coding sequence ATGCCGATAGATACAGGTGATACCGCATGGATGCTTGTAGCCGGAAGTTTAGTTCTTTTAATGATACCTGCCCTTGGACTTTTTGAATCAGGATTATTGAGAAAGAAAAACGCCGTATCTGTTTTTATGCAAATCTTTTTTGGATTAGCTTTACTTAGTGTAATGTGGTTTGTTTTTGGATTTAGTTTATCATTTGGTCCTGATGAATCAGGTGGATTTATTGGAAATATGGATTGGGTGTTTCTAAAAGGAGTTCCATGGGATGAAGCGCTTGATTATGCACCAACTATTCCAGGTGTATTGTTTGTAAAATTCCAATTGATGTTTGCTGCAATTACCCCATTACTTCTAACTGGTACTATTGCAGAAAGAATGAAATTTAGTTCATTTATTATCTTCATAGCTTCTTGGTCTATTCTGATCTATTACCCGCTTGTTCATTGGGTATGGGGAGGTGGTTGGTTAGCAGAACTTGGTGTTGTTGATTTTGCAGGTGGAATAGTTATTCATACAAGTGTTGGAATGGGTGCACTAGCTGCAGCTATAGTACTTGGTCGTAGAAGATTCTTTGGTCCTGCAATTGAAATTCCTCATAGTATACCCTTGGCAGTAGTAGGTTCATCACTCCTTTGGTTAGGTTGGTTTGGATTCAATGCAGGTAGTGCATTAGCTTCTGGTTCTCTAGCAGGTAACACAGTTATTGTAACCCATATGGCATCTTCAGTATCTGCACTAATTTGGGTCGGATTGTCATGGATGAGAACAGGCAAACCTTCTGTTGTCGCAGCAGTCAATGGTGCCATTGCAGGTCTTGCAGGAATTACACCAGCATCAGGATTTGTTAGTGTAGAACATTCTTTCGTTATTGGTATAGCAATTGGTATAGCATCCTATTCTGGAATTATAATCTTCAAAGAGAAACTAAAGATAGATGATGCGCTAGATGTTAGTTCAGTTCACGGCGTTGCAGGAATTATTGGTTCTCTTTCAATTGGACTCTTTGCAAGTAAATTAGTTAATCCAGCTGGACCAAATGGATTACTATTTGGTAATCCTGATCAATTAGGAATTCAAGCAATAGGAGTTGGTGTAGCAGCAGTTCTTGGTTTTTGTGGAACATGGATAATTATGAAAATTCTGGATTTCTTAATTGGAGTTAGAGTATCACCAGAAGTTGAAGATGCGGGATTAGATATTAGTGAACATGCAGAACGAGCATATGCTGATGAGGAAGAATTCAAATTAGATATGGATACATATGTAGATGATTTAGAAGACAAAAAAGAATTTTTCTTTAATAAAAAAAAATCTAAATAA
- a CDS encoding P-II family nitrogen regulator: MLRIEALLGNNDVMAISEALRKIEIGGLTVGKVRGRGKKPPAEIHASKGSAIFQPQFSEKYVIVVIIPESKEEEVINIIKTKGSVGKIFVSPILRAIDIGTGKEGEETI; the protein is encoded by the coding sequence ATGCTAAGAATTGAAGCACTATTAGGAAATAATGATGTAATGGCGATAAGTGAAGCTTTAAGAAAAATTGAGATTGGTGGTTTAACGGTGGGTAAAGTTAGAGGAAGAGGAAAAAAACCACCAGCAGAAATTCATGCATCTAAAGGAAGTGCCATATTTCAGCCTCAATTCAGTGAAAAATATGTCATAGTAGTAATTATTCCAGAAAGTAAGGAAGAAGAAGTTATCAATATCATTAAAACAAAAGGAAGTGTTGGAAAGATCTTTGTTTCACCAATATTACGTGCCATAGATATTGGAACTGGGAAGGAAGGAGAAGAAACAATTTAA
- a CDS encoding P-II family nitrogen regulator has protein sequence MKKIEAIIKRSTYPVIISELSSMGYSIIDKRNLEDNKIFDKQSGAKAGSTNVKAIPLSKIELVVLEKDARQVINLISKNSGFSEKQGGKIFISEMEEVVDMNTLSAQHDLESDKIFFSSKPKTKRSRLVPLHKFTLIKLEKIYEDNQEKLQSDYRIKSFSSFVNYCIMGYLPTIEKQLKHSTIVYENNFHDF, from the coding sequence ATGAAAAAAATTGAAGCGATAATTAAGCGTTCAACATACCCTGTAATTATTAGTGAATTAAGTAGTATGGGGTATTCAATTATTGATAAACGAAATTTAGAAGATAACAAAATTTTTGATAAACAATCAGGTGCAAAAGCTGGTTCAACTAATGTTAAAGCAATTCCACTTTCCAAAATAGAATTGGTTGTTTTAGAAAAAGATGCAAGACAAGTAATTAATTTAATTTCTAAGAACTCTGGTTTTTCTGAAAAACAAGGAGGAAAAATCTTCATTTCAGAAATGGAAGAAGTTGTAGATATGAATACACTCAGTGCACAACATGATCTTGAATCTGATAAAATCTTTTTCTCTTCCAAACCAAAAACTAAGAGAAGCAGACTAGTTCCACTTCATAAGTTTACATTAATAAAACTTGAAAAAATATATGAAGATAATCAAGAAAAATTACAGTCAGATTATAGAATTAAATCATTTAGTAGTTTTGTTAATTATTGTATTATGGGATATCTTCCAACTATTGAGAAACAGCTAAAACACTCTACAATTGTTTATGAAAATAATTTTCATGATTTTTAG
- a CDS encoding CBS domain-containing protein has translation MTHTFVKDVMINDLATLDVSTSIKDAAKLMDEKNIGCIIVTKNQLPVGILTERDFVKRITAKEKPLSIVLEEVMSSPLIEIDPNETVWEAAQIMKINNIHKLPVKKDNQIIGIVTTTDLVKICSVGSDSEMRKICDQIITRMEKENF, from the coding sequence ATGACACATACATTTGTAAAAGATGTAATGATTAATGATTTAGCCACACTAGATGTGTCTACTTCAATTAAAGATGCTGCAAAATTAATGGATGAAAAGAACATTGGTTGCATAATTGTAACTAAAAATCAATTACCTGTGGGAATTTTAACCGAAAGAGACTTCGTTAAACGAATAACTGCTAAAGAAAAACCACTATCTATTGTATTAGAAGAAGTAATGTCTTCACCGTTGATTGAAATAGACCCAAATGAAACAGTATGGGAAGCTGCCCAAATTATGAAAATAAATAATATTCACAAATTACCTGTCAAAAAAGATAATCAGATTATTGGAATTGTTACAACCACTGATTTAGTAAAAATTTGCAGTGTTGGATCTGATTCAGAAATGAGGAAAATATGTGATCAAATTATTACTAGAATGGAAAAAGAGAATTTTTGA
- a CDS encoding fluoride efflux transporter FluC, producing the protein MKGLEFVFLAVGSVLGSFLRYKITESPLLFNTLPLNVLIVNVIGAFVLGMFIIISEQWNLDGRYSLLAAVGFCGSLTTMSSFALDSSNLFDNHHYGTLAINLVANVGLSIGALVGGRSLMSAIVNG; encoded by the coding sequence ATGAAAGGTTTAGAATTTGTATTTTTAGCAGTCGGATCTGTGCTTGGATCTTTTCTAAGATATAAAATAACAGAATCGCCATTACTGTTTAATACATTACCTCTTAATGTTTTGATTGTTAATGTTATTGGAGCATTTGTCTTAGGCATGTTTATCATTATATCAGAACAGTGGAATCTTGATGGGAGATATTCACTCTTAGCTGCAGTAGGTTTCTGTGGTTCACTTACTACAATGTCATCTTTTGCGTTAGATTCTAGTAATCTGTTTGACAATCATCATTATGGTACTTTAGCTATTAATCTTGTTGCAAATGTTGGTTTGTCTATTGGTGCATTAGTTGGTGGAAGATCATTAATGTCTGCTATAGTAAATGGTTAA
- a CDS encoding transcription initiation factor IIB has product MLEDYSNNYDVKCKLDTCKTYPIITDSERGEIFCGGCGIVLVQNMSDTSNEGNGYGQEDFLKLSRTGPATSLTMYDRGLSSVIGINKDSSGNTLSNKTKYEFKRLRTWDQRSKSRSTVSLSKAFTILNGMKTKLGIPDNAVENAAYIYRKISNAKLTRGRTMASLVSASLYAACRENNIPRTLDDIVMAGNIERRILSRDLRTIIKKLGLNLNQYDTSSFISKISNNMNLKEKTKRDAFDILKRCEIKEITAGKHPVAQAAASLYISCIINDEKISQKKFAEASGVSDVTIRNRVVLIKKTLKILE; this is encoded by the coding sequence GTGTTAGAAGATTATTCAAATAATTATGATGTCAAGTGTAAACTAGACACTTGCAAAACCTATCCCATAATTACTGATTCAGAAAGAGGTGAAATATTTTGTGGGGGATGCGGTATTGTTCTAGTGCAAAACATGTCTGATACTTCAAATGAAGGAAACGGATACGGCCAAGAAGATTTTTTAAAATTATCAAGAACTGGTCCTGCAACATCATTAACCATGTATGACAGAGGATTATCAAGTGTAATTGGAATTAACAAAGATTCTTCAGGTAATACTTTATCAAATAAAACAAAATATGAATTTAAGAGACTTCGTACATGGGATCAAAGAAGCAAATCTAGATCAACTGTCTCATTAAGCAAAGCTTTTACTATATTGAATGGGATGAAGACAAAATTAGGAATACCAGATAATGCAGTTGAAAATGCAGCTTATATTTATAGAAAAATTTCAAATGCTAAACTAACTAGGGGAAGAACCATGGCTTCATTAGTTTCCGCATCTTTGTATGCAGCATGTAGAGAAAATAACATACCTAGAACATTAGACGATATTGTAATGGCAGGCAACATAGAAAGAAGAATCTTATCAAGAGATTTAAGAACAATTATCAAAAAACTAGGATTAAATCTAAATCAATATGATACCTCATCGTTTATTTCAAAAATTTCAAATAATATGAATTTGAAAGAAAAGACAAAACGTGATGCGTTTGATATCTTAAAACGTTGTGAAATAAAGGAAATTACTGCAGGAAAACATCCTGTAGCACAAGCAGCTGCTTCTCTGTATATTTCATGTATAATTAATGATGAGAAAATTAGTCAGAAGAAATTTGCAGAGGCATCTGGAGTAAGTGATGTCACCATAAGAAACAGAGTTGTCTTAATTAAAAAAACATTAAAAATATTAGAATAA
- a CDS encoding DUF1059 domain-containing protein — MTLKLRCQDYGFECEFVLDGEKNITLLEKLRQHFEEEHGIEYTTEAITQMIVNRGHSLESIRKE; from the coding sequence ATGACGCTGAAACTAAGATGTCAAGACTATGGATTTGAGTGTGAATTCGTTTTGGATGGAGAGAAAAACATCACACTCCTTGAAAAACTACGACAACATTTTGAAGAGGAGCATGGTATTGAGTATACTACTGAAGCAATCACTCAAATGATTGTTAATCGTGGTCACTCTTTAGAATCTATACGAAAAGAATAA
- a CDS encoding CBS domain-containing protein, producing the protein MTDADKITVRDIMTKSVIAVDSTITVNEAAKLMEDVKVGAIIVMENNTPVGIITDRDFTVKIVAHAYQITTPVKQIMSTPLIAIGPDESVWMVADLMYTRGIRKLPIIEDDKVIGIITATDLVNHLAISTDEDIRKMYHESVIKVYKQYSPYN; encoded by the coding sequence ATGACTGATGCAGATAAAATTACGGTTAGAGATATCATGACAAAATCTGTGATTGCAGTAGATTCTACAATTACTGTAAACGAAGCAGCAAAATTAATGGAAGATGTGAAAGTGGGAGCTATTATAGTTATGGAAAATAATACACCTGTAGGAATAATTACAGATAGAGATTTTACAGTAAAGATTGTAGCTCATGCTTATCAAATTACAACTCCAGTAAAACAGATTATGTCAACTCCTCTAATTGCAATAGGTCCTGATGAATCAGTGTGGATGGTAGCTGATCTAATGTATACTAGAGGTATTCGTAAACTACCAATTATAGAAGATGATAAAGTCATAGGAATTATCACTGCTACAGATCTAGTAAACCATCTTGCAATATCAACAGATGAAGATATTAGAAAAATGTATCATGAATCAGTGATCAAAGTTTACAAACAATATAGCCCATACAACTGA
- a CDS encoding universal stress protein, with protein sequence MLTKILVPYDGSKYSIKALTRAMELAHNLDSEIFLFSVIYLDYISPPGMLGLTKIKSEKETRKKWKKSVMADSEKMLKTAIKRCNEKGISATYHITYGNVVNEILKFAKRKNISLIVIGSYGLHGINKLKTLGSTSRKISELAKCPVLLVK encoded by the coding sequence ATGCTAACCAAAATCCTTGTTCCATATGATGGTTCTAAATATTCAATAAAAGCATTAACTAGAGCTATGGAGCTTGCACATAATCTTGATTCAGAGATTTTTCTATTTTCTGTCATTTATTTAGATTATATTTCGCCACCAGGAATGTTAGGATTAACTAAAATAAAATCAGAAAAAGAGACTAGAAAAAAATGGAAAAAGTCAGTTATGGCAGATTCAGAAAAAATGTTAAAAACAGCAATTAAAAGATGTAATGAGAAAGGAATTTCTGCAACATATCATATTACATATGGTAATGTTGTAAATGAAATTTTGAAATTTGCAAAAAGAAAGAATATTTCATTAATAGTAATTGGCAGTTATGGTTTGCATGGGATTAATAAATTAAAAACACTGGGAAGTACTAGTAGAAAAATTTCAGAATTAGCTAAATGCCCTGTATTATTAGTTAAATAA
- a CDS encoding universal stress protein — MVKNIKKILVPLDGSKNSMRGLDEAIYLARQCHATITGLYVIPIAKPLSDSQISYLEKYLLNNASKFISKAKIRCGQNGILFDDDIAYGDEGPKIINYADNKAYDIIVIGSRGMSSIKEAFLGSTSNYVLHKSKIPVLIVK, encoded by the coding sequence ATTGTGAAAAATATAAAAAAAATTCTTGTTCCTCTTGATGGTTCTAAAAATTCTATGAGAGGATTGGATGAGGCAATTTATCTTGCAAGACAATGTCATGCAACAATTACAGGATTGTATGTAATTCCAATAGCAAAACCTTTGTCAGATTCACAAATTTCTTACTTGGAAAAATATTTACTAAATAATGCTTCAAAATTTATATCAAAAGCAAAAATACGTTGTGGACAAAATGGCATTCTTTTTGATGATGATATTGCTTACGGTGACGAAGGGCCAAAAATCATAAACTACGCAGATAACAAAGCATATGACATTATTGTTATTGGATCTAGAGGAATGAGTTCTATTAAAGAGGCTTTTCTAGGAAGTACATCCAATTATGTTTTACACAAATCAAAAATTCCAGTGTTAATTGTAAAATAA
- a CDS encoding CBS domain-containing protein has protein sequence MRLKNTDLNKIIKRTITISPNASILDAREILLRHNLKRLVIIDSKKCPIGIITEKDIAKTIYALGDKPIKSVKVSGFMSKKLITVKRTDSIYDCAKLMKKNHIGSIIVLGNNGILEGLITKTDLASIFLTHAISPLKVSKIMTRNVITAMPGDSLLYVESLLIHNRISRIVIQRNRIPVGIITYRDFVPAKLPYWLSQSADPKEVENYKMNSPNEFQVNQMNHLLHFKAVDIMSSNPITIEADEDVGIAVLLMIRNGISGLPVVKKSKLVGIITKADIVNAIAQA, from the coding sequence ATGAGATTAAAAAATACAGATCTAAATAAAATAATTAAAAGAACCATTACAATTAGTCCAAATGCAAGTATATTAGATGCAAGAGAAATTTTACTCAGACATAACTTAAAACGACTTGTAATAATAGATTCAAAAAAATGCCCTATTGGAATAATTACAGAAAAAGATATTGCAAAAACTATCTATGCTCTTGGTGATAAACCAATTAAATCTGTCAAAGTCTCTGGTTTTATGTCTAAAAAATTAATTACAGTAAAGAGAACAGATTCAATTTATGATTGTGCTAAATTAATGAAAAAAAATCATATAGGTTCCATAATTGTATTAGGTAATAATGGTATTCTAGAGGGTTTAATCACAAAAACTGATCTTGCGTCTATCTTTTTGACACATGCAATTTCACCACTAAAAGTTTCAAAGATCATGACTAGAAATGTAATCACTGCTATGCCTGGAGATTCATTATTGTATGTAGAAAGTCTGTTAATTCATAATAGAATTTCAAGAATTGTAATTCAGAGAAATAGAATTCCTGTTGGAATTATCACATACAGAGATTTTGTTCCAGCAAAATTACCCTATTGGTTATCTCAATCGGCTGATCCAAAAGAAGTTGAAAATTATAAAATGAATAGTCCTAATGAGTTTCAAGTAAATCAAATGAATCATCTACTTCATTTCAAAGCTGTTGATATAATGTCGTCAAATCCAATTACAATTGAAGCTGATGAGGATGTTGGAATAGCTGTATTACTAATGATTAGAAATGGAATTAGTGGATTACCAGTTGTAAAAAAATCAAAACTGGTAGGAATTATCACTAAAGCAGATATCGTAAATGCTATTGCACAAGCCTAG
- a CDS encoding CDC48 family AAA ATPase, which produces MDEIILKIVEIPQQHIGRGRAIVDPKIIEETKWKPGQILELTYNKKTHVKLWPGSTEEYGTGVIKIDGMTRQNIGAGIGDKISIKSVEAADAEQITLSPTEKLAIDEEQLHDVMITNFQNHVFTVHDSIQLPTQMGGKIQFIVTSTKPSKPVIVTESTIFKLGSMTKAVNTNVPRITYDELGGLKNEVRKIREMVELPMRHPELFEKIGVEAPKGVLLYGPPGTGKTLLAKAVAGETNAHFISLSGPEIMGKYYGESEEKIREIFSQAEENAPSIIFIDEIDSIAPKRDEVSGEVEKRIVSQLLTLMDGMKSRGKVVVIAATNRPDSIDPALRRPGRFDREIEIGIPDTEGRFDILSIHTRGMPIDEKVDLKQISKITHGFVGADLEVLSKEAAMRSLRRLLPDIDLDEEKISSEILQKIKITSEDFRDALKEVRPSALREVQVQIPDVSWDDVGGLDKLKEELLEAVEWPMKYKEAFDYVNVESPKGILLHGPPGTGKTLIAKALAKMTESNFISIKGPELLSKWVGESEKGVREIFRKARQAAPCIIFLDEVDALVPRRGSGDSSSHVTENVVSQILTEIDGLEELHNVLIIGATNRLDIIDEALLRPGRFDRIIEVPTPDSKGRQHIFEIHTKKKPLASDVSIAKLVELTDGFSGAEIAAVANRAAITALKRYVSGKSKNVKEIKISQEDLLDSINKVKPRRDVPIPQSIK; this is translated from the coding sequence CTTTGGCCTGGTTCAACTGAAGAATATGGTACTGGTGTTATCAAAATTGATGGAATGACTAGACAAAACATTGGAGCTGGAATTGGTGATAAAATTTCTATAAAATCAGTAGAAGCTGCAGACGCAGAACAAATTACTTTATCTCCAACTGAAAAATTAGCTATTGATGAAGAACAATTACATGATGTTATGATTACAAATTTTCAAAATCATGTATTTACAGTTCATGATTCAATTCAACTTCCAACCCAAATGGGAGGAAAAATTCAATTTATTGTAACTAGTACAAAACCATCAAAACCAGTAATAGTAACAGAAAGTACAATATTCAAACTTGGTTCTATGACAAAAGCAGTTAATACTAATGTTCCAAGAATAACTTATGATGAATTAGGTGGTTTAAAAAATGAAGTTAGAAAAATTCGTGAAATGGTAGAACTACCAATGAGGCATCCTGAATTATTTGAAAAAATAGGCGTAGAAGCACCAAAAGGTGTGTTGCTATATGGTCCACCTGGAACAGGAAAGACTTTACTTGCAAAAGCAGTAGCTGGAGAAACAAACGCTCATTTCATCTCACTTAGTGGTCCAGAGATTATGGGAAAATATTATGGAGAAAGTGAAGAAAAAATTAGAGAAATTTTCTCACAGGCTGAGGAAAATGCACCTAGTATTATTTTCATAGATGAGATTGATTCTATTGCTCCAAAAAGAGATGAAGTGTCTGGCGAAGTAGAGAAAAGAATAGTTTCACAACTATTGACATTAATGGATGGGATGAAATCTAGAGGAAAAGTAGTAGTTATTGCAGCTACTAACAGACCAGATTCTATAGATCCAGCACTTCGAAGACCAGGTAGATTCGATAGGGAGATAGAAATTGGAATTCCAGATACCGAAGGAAGGTTTGACATTCTCTCAATTCACACACGTGGAATGCCAATTGATGAAAAAGTAGATCTTAAACAAATTTCAAAAATTACACATGGATTTGTAGGAGCTGATTTAGAAGTATTATCAAAAGAAGCTGCAATGAGATCTCTTCGAAGACTTCTTCCTGATATTGATCTTGATGAAGAAAAAATTTCATCTGAAATTCTTCAAAAGATAAAAATCACAAGTGAGGATTTCAGAGATGCATTAAAAGAAGTTAGGCCAAGTGCACTTAGAGAAGTACAAGTCCAAATTCCAGATGTTAGTTGGGATGATGTTGGTGGTTTAGATAAACTAAAAGAAGAACTTTTAGAGGCAGTTGAATGGCCTATGAAATACAAAGAAGCATTTGATTATGTTAATGTAGAAAGTCCAAAGGGAATTTTACTTCATGGTCCACCTGGAACAGGTAAAACTTTGATTGCAAAAGCACTTGCTAAAATGACAGAATCAAACTTTATCAGCATTAAAGGCCCTGAACTCCTTTCAAAATGGGTTGGTGAATCTGAAAAAGGAGTTAGAGAAATTTTCAGGAAAGCGCGACAAGCAGCACCATGTATTATCTTCTTAGATGAAGTTGATGCACTTGTACCACGAAGAGGAAGTGGAGATTCGAGCTCACATGTTACCGAAAATGTAGTCTCACAAATTTTAACTGAAATTGATGGACTTGAAGAATTACACAATGTATTGATCATTGGTGCAACAAACCGATTAGATATCATAGATGAAGCACTACTAAGGCCTGGAAGATTTGATAGAATCATAGAAGTTCCAACTCCTGACTCAAAAGGAAGACAACATATCTTTGAGATTCACACCAAAAAGAAACCATTAGCTAGTGATGTAAGTATTGCAAAACTAGTAGAATTAACAGATGGTTTTAGCGGTGCAGAAATTGCAGCTGTTGCAAATAGAGCAGCAATTACTGCTTTAAAGAGATATGTAAGTGGAAAATCAAAGAATGTAAAAGAAATCAAGATATCACAAGAAGATCTACTCGATTCAATCAATAAGGTAAAGCCTAGAAGAGATGTTCCTATTCCACAATCCATAAAATAG
- a CDS encoding universal stress protein, whose translation MIRKNIKKILVPLDGSKNSMRGLDEAIYLARQCHATITGLYVIPIYPRNFSDAIMPYQMHLTKSAKKFMESSKTRCAQKGIVFKSKIIFGSPIVEIIDMAKGFDIIVIGSRGQSGLKEIFLGSVANAVVHKSKIPVLVIK comes from the coding sequence ATGATTAGAAAAAATATAAAAAAAATTCTTGTTCCTCTTGATGGTTCTAAAAATTCTATGAGAGGATTGGATGAGGCAATTTATCTTGCAAGACAATGTCATGCAACAATTACAGGATTGTATGTAATTCCAATTTATCCAAGAAATTTTAGTGATGCTATAATGCCATATCAGATGCACCTTACAAAATCGGCAAAAAAATTCATGGAGTCTTCAAAAACTAGATGTGCACAAAAAGGAATTGTGTTTAAATCTAAAATAATTTTTGGAAGCCCAATTGTAGAAATTATTGATATGGCAAAAGGATTTGATATCATTGTTATTGGATCTAGAGGTCAAAGTGGATTAAAAGAAATTTTCTTAGGGAGTGTTGCAAATGCCGTGGTACACAAATCAAAAATTCCGGTATTAGTCATAAAGTAG